The DNA segment TCTCTGGCACTTGGAAATAACCGATCAGAGCTTTAACATAGTAGATATCAAGCCAACCAATATGGAAGAGCTAACCGAAGTTATAACGGCAGCTGAATTCCATCCGTTGGAATGCAATTTATTTGCCTATAGCAGCAGTAAGGGTACCATTAGGCTCTGTGATATGCGAGCAGCAGCTTTATGTGATAGACATTCTAAGTGTAAGTAACAAATCTCTGTATTATCACCCTAATCAGTACAAGTTATACTCAAATATATTCTTAAATGAATGCAGATTTACTTGTTACAGCTAACTTATGTGTAATAGTGATTTCACTTTGATTATGGAATAATGATACTTGGTTTAATGTTCATCCTTGTTCATAATGCAAGTCATCTTACTAATTACATGTTTAACTAGCATACTTTCTCTTGTCTCTTAATTTGTTCAGTACTTCATACTATCATTTGAAAACTCAATTACATTTTACTTATTCTATTGATCAATGTCCATTCTGATCTATTCTACCCTTATGAATTTAAATGCTTCATAGGATAGGGTTAATTCCTGCTCATAGATTCTAAACCTATGTTGGTATTACTGTTGTAATATAATCATTTTAGGTGACGAAAATTATGCATTATTTTCACATTCAGTATTTTCTAGTTTTGTAGGAACTCAAGCTGTGCTTCATTCCAGTAGCTTTATGTTATTTAACTATGTCCAAGGAGTCGGCATGCTCTCTATAGATTATAAAGCTATTTGCTATGATGAAATTTTacagcatttttgaaaattattgcaaGATAGTTGGAAATACTTCTATTTCTACAAGATCCAACTCAAAAATCAGTTTACTTGCTGTCCTTCAAAAGATCAATATTTGTATTTAAGTAATTATTTTActtgtaattaatttttcctATTGAAAGTTTGATTCACGTTTCTGTTTTGTTTCAGTATTTGAAGAACCTGAGGACCCAACGAATCGTAgctttttttctgaaataatttcaagtatatCCGACGTGAAAATCTCCAACTCTGGAAGATACATGATCTCTAGAGACTATCTATCAGTGAAAGTTTGGGATTTACACATGGAAACGAAACCTATAGAATCATATCCAGTAAGTTTGAAAAATcgatttgatatttttcttgcTCTTGGCTATCTGTTTTATTAGAATGTTCCATATTTATCACGCCTCACAAATTAATTTTCAAGTAAATGaagttcaaaattttcagtgtttttactttttaggaATTAATCGTATGTATTTATGTCAAGCCTAGAATTTCAGGCTCAGTAAGATGAGGTGGTTTACCGCAATGGTCATATTTCTCCTCAAACGCATAACTATCAGTGCCCTCCGTTATGTTCAAATATGATTATTGTACAAGTCTACAATATCATAATCCTACTATTATGAAATGAATGGCGATAATGAAGCTAGTGTATCCTCGACACTCACTGGCCTCATTTGTCGATAATAATGAACGTATCCTATTTTTACCTATATCCTAAAGCTAAATGGCGTAAAAAAGGTGATTCATGAGGAATATTGTGGATGTGATTATAGATATTATAATGAAGTTTGATTTCTGAATCTTGAATAACAATATTCTTCAACTATCAGAATTATAGGAAGATAAACTGATGAAATTCACGCGGAGTAATTTGGAAGAATCGAATCAATTAAAAAGTATACTTGCTAATAGCTTCCACTTCTgacttccaattcaattcatttgtaATTAGTAAAAGCTTtcgaatattttttaattaaaataaaattatttttctcatacttGGAAAAATTTCGGTTTACGattatttctaatatgtgttgtTTCAGGTGCACGAGTACCTGCGATCGAAACTATGCTCACTTTATGAAAACGATTGCATCTTTGACAAGTTCGAATGCTGTTGGAGCGGCAATGACTCAGCAATCATGACAGGATCCTACAACAATTTCTTCCGAATGTTTGACAGAACCCACAAACGAGACGTGACGTTGGAAGCCGCTCGTGAAATCGCCAAACCTCGCACTGTCTTGAAGCCGAGAAAGGTATATTGTGTTCTCTTATATACTGCTTAGCCCAACTGGCTTCaatatagaataaacaatctttcaaTACAAAAAGCCTTCAATCTGAAATAAACTATCCATACAAATAGCCTTCAATGTGAAATAAATGATCTTCCCATACTAACAGGCTGAATCTAATAATAAACAATGTTTCAATATAAACAGGCTAaatctaatattattcaatggcccggttgcacaaaagccggtttaaattttaatcgtgataaatttcacgagaaccaataagagaaggtGTTTTttaaaagacggcttctccgattggtttttgtaaatttaatcatgattagaatataaccggcttttgtgcaaccgggccattgTCTTAGAAGCCGCCAGGCGAGGCTGAGTGGTCTGGGATTGCAACTGCTTAGATCCGCCTAGTAGTGGCTTTAAATGCTGTCCGGGAGCATTGATCATCACATCCCATAACTTATGCACAAGCAAAACATTATCTGGGTATCatccagcaaaaagaaaaagcTGCCAGTCGAATCTTGAATTATTAGTTTTTCATCCTCATTACGTGGAGTAAGTCTTAACAAATATGTAGCCtatattgatgtgtattggaaTTCAATACTGTAATAGGTGATAATTGTTTAGTACGTATTggtattgatattgatataacTGAAGTTCAAGGAGTAATTGAGTTCCTCAAGTTTCTTATTTTCTGGACCACGTTTACTGCTCAAATCTCAGTTATTTAGTATTTTTGAATACCCATCACTgaatttattgtgaataaatgtTTGTGTTTTATCTTGAGCACTAGGTTGGCTGTTAAAGTTCAATAGATCATATTCATTATGATACTGAAAAGAAACTGCTTTCAGTGTTACACTTCAAATGTTTCTACACGACGTGGCTCatgaacaaaattttcaaataaatcataACGTAGCATAAATTGGAGATGAGGTTTCTGCCAATCTTTCCACTTATGAGTTTGAAAACTATAGGGGCatttgaaaatgagatttttctaCTCGCAATAGATATTTTGGTTTCTGAactgtaaggctcaactcacactacctcgactcaaatcgtacgactccagtcgaagATACTcctgtctctcgaccttacgactttttTGCTCATTGTCATTACTTCAGTTCCATTTTTATCttgcattattaaaaatataagttCCAATTCGTCACTAAATAGCATGTAACaaatatatcataattattattaataggctatattgtcttatctaattcttattattgtcttatctaaaatgataaaacatcactttcattaaaaatgcacgatAATAGCACCtaaagtcgaggctcgaccaacatgtcgtgttgacgctcgactcagtctcacagtcgtgaggacgcggagactagaatcgacttgtccgagtgtcaccatttgaaaacacatgctgcgacgagaagagactagagtcgcagtctcttctcgacttgagtcgcgtgtgagttgagccttagtttATTATATCTGTGTGACCTAGAGAAATCACGCTGCAGTTACATTTTCCACTTCactttattttagttttttgtGATTGAATTGAGATCAGAACCCCCAATTTGATTAGAAATGAATTAGcttgtttttattgaaataaatacatTGTGTATTAAATTTGCAATGCACGTTCTGGTTGTACAGGTTGGCACTGGAGGCAAGAGGAAAAAAGATGAAATCAACGTAGACTGTCTAGATTTCAATAAGAAAATTCTGCACACGGCTTGGCACCCATCGGAAAACATCATTGCAGTCGCTGCCACCAACAATCTATTCCTATTCCAGGACAAGTTCTAGCCTCTGCCACTCCCTGTTGCTAGATTTCTGCTTCCAATGGGGTCAGTTACTTCACTATTTCCAAATAATACGAACATCATTAAACAGAGAATTTCCTCACTAAGCACTAGGTTTCGTTACCTACTTAATAGACCTGCCGAAATTTGACAGAATTATTCAATCTGTAGTGACTATTCTCAAcatataatttttctaaatcttAGCTTCTTCGACTATAGATTTGGTATTGTTAAAAAATTGATTCGACaccaat comes from the Nilaparvata lugens isolate BPH chromosome 1, ASM1435652v1, whole genome shotgun sequence genome and includes:
- the LOC111056082 gene encoding protein phosphatase PP2A 55 kDa regulatory subunit isoform X3; the protein is MAGNGDIQWCFSQVKGTLEDDVTEADIISCVEFNHDGDLLATGDKGGRVVIFQRDPVSKNCIPRRGEYNVYSTFQSHEPEFDYLKSLEIEEKINKIRWLKRKNQAHFLLSTNDKTIKLWKVSERDKKVEGYNTKEENGQMRDPSCVTALRVPIIKPMELMVEASPRRIFANAHTYHINSISVNSDQETYLSADDLRINLWHLEITDQSFNIVDIKPTNMEELTEVITAAEFHPLECNLFAYSSSKGTIRLCDMRAAALCDRHSKLFEEPEDPTNRSFFSEIISSISDVKISNSGRYMISRDYLSVKVWDLHMETKPIESYPVHEYLRSKLCSLYENDCIFDKFECCWSGNDSAIMTGSYNNFFRMFDRTHKRDVTLEAAREIAKPRTVLKPRKVVQVGTGGKRKKDEINVDCLDFNKKILHTAWHPSENIIAVAATNNLFLFQDKF
- the LOC111056082 gene encoding protein phosphatase PP2A 55 kDa regulatory subunit isoform X2; amino-acid sequence: MIRQSSFTKLGHMINTAVNKRSGNGDIQWCFSQVKGTLEDDVTEADIISCVEFNHDGDLLATGDKGGRVVIFQRDPVSKNCIPRRGEYNVYSTFQSHEPEFDYLKSLEIEEKINKIRWLKRKNQAHFLLSTNDKTIKLWKVSERDKKVEGYNTKEENGQMRDPSCVTALRVPIIKPMELMVEASPRRIFANAHTYHINSISVNSDQETYLSADDLRINLWHLEITDQSFNIVDIKPTNMEELTEVITAAEFHPLECNLFAYSSSKGTIRLCDMRAAALCDRHSKLFEEPEDPTNRSFFSEIISSISDVKISNSGRYMISRDYLSVKVWDLHMETKPIESYPVHEYLRSKLCSLYENDCIFDKFECCWSGNDSAIMTGSYNNFFRMFDRTHKRDVTLEAAREIAKPRTVLKPRKVGTGGKRKKDEINVDCLDFNKKILHTAWHPSENIIAVAATNNLFLFQDKF
- the LOC111056082 gene encoding protein phosphatase PP2A 55 kDa regulatory subunit isoform X1, encoding MIRQSSFTKLGHMINTAVNKRSGNGDIQWCFSQVKGTLEDDVTEADIISCVEFNHDGDLLATGDKGGRVVIFQRDPVSKNCIPRRGEYNVYSTFQSHEPEFDYLKSLEIEEKINKIRWLKRKNQAHFLLSTNDKTIKLWKVSERDKKVEGYNTKEENGQMRDPSCVTALRVPIIKPMELMVEASPRRIFANAHTYHINSISVNSDQETYLSADDLRINLWHLEITDQSFNIVDIKPTNMEELTEVITAAEFHPLECNLFAYSSSKGTIRLCDMRAAALCDRHSKLFEEPEDPTNRSFFSEIISSISDVKISNSGRYMISRDYLSVKVWDLHMETKPIESYPVHEYLRSKLCSLYENDCIFDKFECCWSGNDSAIMTGSYNNFFRMFDRTHKRDVTLEAAREIAKPRTVLKPRKVVQVGTGGKRKKDEINVDCLDFNKKILHTAWHPSENIIAVAATNNLFLFQDKF
- the LOC111056082 gene encoding protein phosphatase PP2A 55 kDa regulatory subunit isoform X4 produces the protein MAGNGDIQWCFSQVKGTLEDDVTEADIISCVEFNHDGDLLATGDKGGRVVIFQRDPVSKNCIPRRGEYNVYSTFQSHEPEFDYLKSLEIEEKINKIRWLKRKNQAHFLLSTNDKTIKLWKVSERDKKVEGYNTKEENGQMRDPSCVTALRVPIIKPMELMVEASPRRIFANAHTYHINSISVNSDQETYLSADDLRINLWHLEITDQSFNIVDIKPTNMEELTEVITAAEFHPLECNLFAYSSSKGTIRLCDMRAAALCDRHSKLFEEPEDPTNRSFFSEIISSISDVKISNSGRYMISRDYLSVKVWDLHMETKPIESYPVHEYLRSKLCSLYENDCIFDKFECCWSGNDSAIMTGSYNNFFRMFDRTHKRDVTLEAAREIAKPRTVLKPRKVGTGGKRKKDEINVDCLDFNKKILHTAWHPSENIIAVAATNNLFLFQDKF